From a single Calothrix sp. NIES-2098 genomic region:
- a CDS encoding group 1 glycosyl transferase yields the protein MFKRLAIFVHSLYGGGAERAMLNLARGFSQQGIQVDLVLLRVEGNYLSQLPPEVKIVDLGGGRLWQCFPALVRYLQQEKPSVMLSTLDDTNIAALWARRLVGSKTRLVVNVQNTISQDAKNAKQLKTRFMPQLVRWFFPWADAVVPVSYGVAEDLMQIGVSKECIQIVPNPVVTPNVFQKAQEEVDHPWFSPNQPPVILGVGRLNRQKDFHTLIRAFALLRRQRPARLVILGEDEGEEAALRTLIQELNLTEDVDLPGFVSNPYAYMAKSAVFVLSSLFEGLPSVLIEAMAVGTPVIATNCQSGPLEILDNGKYGKLVDVGDASGLATAILETLKAPLDSDVLRQRGNEFSLERSLAQYSQVLEGADCGITI from the coding sequence ATGTTTAAGCGACTCGCTATTTTTGTTCATAGCCTCTATGGTGGTGGTGCTGAAAGAGCAATGCTGAATCTAGCACGCGGGTTTTCTCAGCAAGGGATTCAAGTAGATTTAGTACTACTGCGAGTAGAAGGTAATTACCTGTCCCAATTACCCCCAGAGGTAAAAATTGTTGATTTGGGTGGAGGGAGACTATGGCAGTGTTTTCCAGCTTTGGTTCGTTACCTACAGCAGGAAAAACCATCAGTTATGCTATCGACTTTGGATGATACCAATATCGCAGCACTATGGGCACGGCGTTTAGTAGGTAGCAAAACCCGCTTAGTAGTCAACGTACAAAATACGATTTCGCAGGATGCGAAAAATGCAAAGCAGTTAAAAACCCGCTTCATGCCACAGCTAGTACGCTGGTTTTTTCCTTGGGCAGATGCGGTAGTTCCAGTCTCTTATGGTGTTGCTGAGGATTTAATGCAAATTGGTGTCTCGAAAGAATGCATTCAGATCGTTCCTAATCCAGTCGTTACACCTAATGTCTTTCAAAAAGCGCAGGAGGAAGTAGATCATCCCTGGTTTTCTCCAAACCAACCACCTGTGATTTTGGGCGTGGGACGACTGAACAGGCAGAAGGACTTTCATACCCTGATTCGGGCATTTGCTCTGTTACGACGACAACGTCCTGCTAGACTCGTCATTCTAGGTGAGGATGAGGGTGAAGAGGCAGCGCTAAGGACATTGATTCAGGAATTAAATTTAACTGAAGATGTGGATTTGCCTGGATTCGTCAGCAATCCTTACGCTTATATGGCAAAGTCTGCTGTATTTGTACTTTCATCTCTGTTTGAAGGGTTGCCGAGCGTGTTGATTGAGGCAATGGCAGTCGGAACGCCTGTTATCGCAACAAATTGTCAGAGCGGGCCTCTAGAAATCCTAGATAACGGTAAGTACGGCAAGTTGGTAGATGTAGGAGATGCCTCAGGGTTAGCAACTGCCATTTTAGAAACATTGAAAGCACCGCTAGATTCTGACGTACTACGGCAACGAGGAAACGAGTTTTCGTTGGAGCGATCGCTAGCACAGTATTCTCAAGTATTAGAGGGAGCAGATTGTGGTATCACCATTTAA
- a CDS encoding O-antigen polymerase, translating into MRKKLLFLENLFVVFSFLYYSGTINFLGGVTSAENPALQEAGDGSPIMSLIQYGILAVTILLVVLRRNKITYLVSKRKFILAFTGLILISFLWSPVPDLTLRRALIFLGVSLFGLSISARYTLREQLYLFAWAMGIIVMINFLFTLALPSVGIEGGEHAGAWRGVYAQKNVSSRMFVLCSLILLLAKIGTQKYRYILAITLGLSVVLTILAASKGGLVILLVMFALVPLFKALRLNNSWILPLLISFLLIVSSIAIFLIDNSEIIVKLLGRDLTLTGRTGIWSVVISKIALHPWLGYGYKGFWRGMEGDSADVWYETLFMAPNAHNGWLDVTVQLGLVGLFCFLMSYIKNCIRAIAWLRLNYTVEGLLPVIYLTFIFLYNLAETTLLDPAQFIWVMYTSITTTVLTQPILVKDLNSQYGNNKLGRLKNV; encoded by the coding sequence ATGAGAAAAAAACTACTTTTTTTAGAAAATTTATTTGTGGTTTTCTCTTTTCTTTATTACAGTGGAACTATTAATTTTCTGGGAGGAGTAACATCAGCAGAAAACCCAGCACTGCAAGAAGCAGGTGATGGGTCTCCAATAATGAGTTTGATTCAGTATGGAATACTTGCTGTCACTATTTTATTAGTAGTGCTACGACGTAATAAGATTACTTACCTTGTAAGCAAACGCAAATTTATCTTGGCATTCACAGGACTCATTCTGATTTCATTCCTGTGGTCTCCTGTGCCTGATTTAACTCTGCGAAGAGCTCTTATATTTCTTGGAGTATCTTTATTTGGATTGAGCATTTCTGCCCGATACACATTAAGAGAACAGTTATATCTTTTTGCTTGGGCAATGGGGATTATTGTGATGATTAATTTTTTGTTTACCCTGGCATTACCCTCAGTAGGTATTGAAGGTGGAGAACATGCAGGGGCATGGAGAGGCGTTTATGCCCAAAAAAATGTATCATCTCGAATGTTTGTGCTATGTTCTCTAATTCTTTTGCTGGCAAAGATTGGCACCCAAAAATACCGCTATATTTTAGCAATAACTTTAGGGCTTTCTGTAGTATTAACTATTCTAGCAGCCTCTAAAGGTGGTCTGGTTATTTTATTAGTTATGTTTGCACTCGTACCTTTATTTAAAGCTTTGCGATTAAATAATAGTTGGATATTGCCATTATTAATATCGTTCTTACTTATTGTTAGTAGTATTGCTATTTTTTTAATTGATAATTCAGAAATAATTGTGAAGTTATTAGGACGGGATCTAACGTTAACAGGTAGAACTGGAATTTGGTCGGTAGTAATTAGTAAAATCGCGTTACATCCCTGGTTAGGATATGGCTATAAAGGTTTTTGGCGTGGCATGGAAGGGGATTCCGCAGATGTTTGGTATGAAACATTATTTATGGCACCTAATGCCCACAATGGCTGGCTAGATGTCACAGTGCAATTGGGGTTAGTGGGTCTTTTCTGTTTCCTCATGAGCTATATCAAAAATTGTATCCGTGCGATCGCTTGGTTGCGTCTCAATTACACAGTTGAAGGGTTGTTACCTGTCATATATCTAACATTTATTTTTTTGTACAACCTGGCAGAGACAACTCTGCTAGACCCTGCCCAATTTATCTGGGTAATGTATACATCGATTACAACTACTGTTTTGACTCAGCCTATTTTAGTCAAAGATCTCAATTCACAATATGGCAACAATAAACTTGGAAGGCTAAAGAATGTTTAA